TCCGGCGCGCCCTTGCGCGACAACGCGCCGGGCACCGCGCCCGCCGCCGGCAGCGACGAATCCGAACTCTGGTATGCGATGGAACGCGCCGAGACCGAACTCAAGCGCTCGCCGCTGCTGGTGCGCGATCCCGCGCTCAACGACTACATCCGCGGCGTGGCCTGCAAGGTCGCCGGCGGGCATTGCCGCGACCTGCGGGTGTACGTGATGGACGTCCCGCAGTTCAACGCCAGCATGGCGCCGAACGGGATGCTGCTGTTCTGGACCGGCGCCCTGCTGCGCATCCGCGACGAGGCCGAACTCGCCTTCGTGCTGGGCCATGAAACAGGCCACTTCACTGCGCAACATTCGCTCAGGCAGTGGCGGCGGATGAAGGACGCAAGCGCCTGGCTCAGCGCCTTCCAGGTGGTCGCCTACGGCGCGGGCGCCGGCGGCATCGCGCAACTGGGGATGCTGGCCGGCTATGCGGCGATCTTCAAGTATTCGCGCGACATGGAACGCGAGGCGGATCGCCTGGGTTTCGAGGGCGTGGTCGAACACGGCTGGGCGCCGTCCGCCGGCGCCGACCTGTGGGCGCGGATGTGGCGCGAGGAACAGACCCGCAAGTACGACCGCCCGCTGCCGGTGTTCTCCACCCATCCGGCCTCGCAGGAACGGTTGAACGACATCAAGGCCGAAGCCGCGGCAATCGCCGATGCGCCGACCGATCGCGGCCGCGACCGCTACCGCGCCGCGGTACGGCCGCTGCTGCCGAAACTGCTGGACGCGGAACTCGGCAATCGGCGCTATGCCGGCTCGATCCTGGTCATCGGCGAACTGCTCGCCGATGCGCCGGTCGAGGACAAGGGCCTGCTCACCTTCTACCTGGGCGAGGCCTATCGCCGCCGCGGGTTGGGCGACGACAAGGCCAAGGCCGCGTCGTACTACGCGCAGGCGCTGGCGCTGCCGAACCCGCCGGCGGCGGCATGGCGCGAACACGGGTTCGCTGCGCGCGCATCCGGCGACGCGCCCGGCGCGCGCGCAGCGCTGCAACGCTACCTGCAGGAAGCGCCGAACGCGGACGACCGGGCTTTCGTGCAACGCGAACTCGACAAGCTTGGAGGCGCGCGATGAAGCATGCGTTGAAGCGGCCCATGCGGGTCCTGGCCGGCATCGCGCTGGCGCTGCTGCTCGCCGCCTGTGCCGCCGGCGGCCCGCTGGTCACCGCCGGGATCCAGCGCATCGGCAGCAACCTGAGCATCGAGGCCGGCATGGAATGGTCGCGCACGCAGGGCGCGCGCGAACAGCTGTGGACCATCGATGGCCCGCAGCTCAACAGCCTGCACCTGATCCCGGTCGTGCGCGAACGCGAGTTCATCTTCCTCGGCGAGCGCCAGACCAGGCGCCGGCCGGACGGCGCGTTCTACCACCGCGGCATGCGCCCGGACGAACTGCGCGACCTGGTCGCCGACGGCATGCGCGCCGCGGGCGCGGTCAACGTGGTGGCCAGCAACCTGCGCCCGGCGGACTTCGGCGGCCGCGAGGGCCTGCGCTTCGAGATGGCGATGGACAGCGAAACCGGGCTCAATTACCGGGCGATGGCCGCCGCCTTCGAGCACGACAAGGGCCTGGCGCTGGCCTTGTACTACGCGCCGGCGGAGTACTACTACCCGCGCGACGAGGCCAAGGTCAGCGCGATGCTGGACACGCTGCGCTGGAAGTAGGCCGCGACCCGCGAAAACGAAAAGGGCGGCCGCGGCCGCCCTCTCCTGCACCGCTCCGATGGCTCAGGCCGCGAGGATCCTGTTCCACTCGGCCACGCGATCCGCCTTGGCGGCCAGCACGGCATCGGCATCGCCTTCGATCCGGACCGACTTGATCTTGTCGCCCTGGCGCACGGCATCCACCACGTCCAGGCCGTCGATCACCTTGCCGAACACGGTGTGCTTGCCGTTGAGCCACGGGGTCGAGACGTGGGTGATGAAGAACTGGCTGCCGTTGGTGTTCGGGCCGGCATTGGCCATCGACAACACGCCGCGGTCGTGGCCCAGGCCGTTGTTGGCCTCGTCCTCGAAGCGATAGCCCGGGCCGCCGCGCCCGGAGCCTTCCGGGCAACCGCCCTGGATCATGAAATCGGCGATCACGCGGTGGAAGTTCAGGCCGTCGTAGAAGCCGCGCTTGGCCAGGTTGACGAAGTTGGCGACGGTCAACGGCGCCTTGTCGGCGGCCAGTTCGATGCGGATCGGGCCGCGGTCGGTGTCGAAAGTGGCGATCAGGCTCATCTTGTTCATCTCCGGACGCCCGGACGGGCGCATGAACCCGATATAATAACCGGCTACCTTCATTTCAACCCGCGCCCTGCCTGCCCACGCCTGCAGCCGGTGCGGCTTCAACGAGCCCCGCAACAATGTCCGTCGAACGCCTCCGCAACATCGCCATCGTCGCCCACGTCGACCATGGCAAGACCACCCTCGTCGACTGCCTGCTGAAGCAGTCCGGCACGCTCAACGAGCGCACCGTCCTCGCCGAGCGCGTGATGGACAGCAACGACCAGGAAAAGGAACGCGGCATCACCATCCTGGCCAAGAACACCGCGATCACCTGGCAGGGCAACCGCATCAACATCGTCGACACCCCGGGCCACGCCGACTTCGGCGGCGAGGTCGAGCGCGTGCTGTCGATGGTGGATTCGGTACTGATCCTGGTCGACGCGATGGACGGCCCGATGCCGCAGACCCGCTTCGTGACCCAGAAGGCGTTCGCGATGGGCTTCCGCCCGATCGTGGTGGTCAACAAGATCGACCGCCCCGGCGCGCGCCCGGACTGGGTGATCGACCAGGTGTTCGACCTGTTCGACAAGCTCGGCGCCACCAATGAGCAGCTGGATTTCCCGATCGTGTACGCCTCCGCGCTGCATGGCTTCGCCAGCCTCGAGGACACCGTCCGCGAGGGCGATATGACCCCGCTGTACGAGGCGATCATGCAGCACGTGCCGGCGCCGCCGGTGGCCAGCGACGGCCCGTTCCAGATGCGCATCTCGCAGCTGGACTACAACAACTTCGTCGGCGTGATCGGCATCGGCCGCATCCAGCGCGGCACGTTGAAGAAGAACATGCCGGTCACCGTGATCGACCGCGAGGGCAAGAAGCGCCAGGGCAAGGTGCTGCAGGTGCTGGGCTTCATGGGCCTGGAGCGCATCGAGCAGGAGAGCGCGGAAGCCGGCGACATCGTCGCCATCTCCGGCATCCAGGACCTGACCATCTCCGACACCATCTGCGCGATCGACGCGCCGGAACAACTGCCGGCGCTGACGGTCGATGAACCGACGATTTCGATGACCTTCCAGGTCAACAACTCGCCGTTCGCCGGCAACAAGGATCTGTCGGGCGGCAAGTTCCTCACCAGTCGCCAGATCAAGGACCGCCTCGAGCGCGAGACCGTGCACAACGTGGCGCTCAAGGTCGAACAGCTGGAGGATGCCGACAAGTTCCTGGTCAGCGGCCGCGGCGAACTGCACCTGTCGGTGCTGATCGAGAACATGCGCCGCGAGGGCTTCGAGCTGGCGGTGTCGCGTCCCGAGGTGATCATCAAGGAAATCGACGGCCAGCTGATGGAGCCGATCGAGCAGCTGGTGGTCGACGTCGAGGAAATCCACCAGGGCGGCGTGATGGAGAAGCTGGGCACCCGCAAGGGCCAGCTGAAGAACATGGAATCCGACGGCAAGGGCCGCGTGCGCCTGGACTACCAGATCCCGGCGCGTGGCCTGATCGGCTTCCAGAACGAGTTCCGCACCCTGACCCAGGGTTCGGGCCTGCTGTTCCACGTGTTCGACCATTACGGCCCGAAGGAAACCGGGCAGATCGCCAAGCGCCTGAACGGCGTGATGATCGCCAATGCCGCCGGCGCCACCCCGGCCTACTCGCTGGGCCCGCTGCAGGAGCGCGGCAAGCTGTTCGCCGCCGAAGGCGACCAGGTGTACGAAGGCCAGCTGGTCGGCATCCACTCGAAGGACAACGACCTGACGGTGAATGCGATCAAGACCAAGCCGCTGACCAACATGCGCGCCTCCGGCAAGGACGATGCGATCCAGCTGACCCCGGCGATCAAGTACACGCTGGAACAGGCGCTGGACTTCATCGACGACGACGAGCTGGTCGAGATCACCCCGAAGGAAATCCGCCTGCGCAAGAAGCTCTTGACCGAGAGCGACCGCAAGCGCGCCAGCCGCTCGGCGTAAGGACCAAGGCGAGGACGCGCCCGATGAGCGTGTTCCTCGGCTGGATGCCGGACGCGGCCGTCCAGGCCGCGCTGGCCGACATGCAACACCGCATCCGTGAGGCCCTGCCCGCGGATGCGCCGCGTCACGACTGGCGCATGCCCGCGCAGCGGCACATGACCCTGCGCTACCTCGGCGAATCCGTCGACGGCGCGCAGCGTGCGCGCATCGAAGCGGCGATGGCCGGTCTCGCGGCGGAAACGCCGACCGCCGACGCATCGATGGCCGGTGCGCAGTACTGGCCGCACGCGCGGGTGCTGGTGGCGAAGGTCGAGGCGTCGGATGCGCTGAAGGCGCTGCTCAGGCGACTCGAGACCGAAATGCAGGGCTGCGGCTTCGCGAAGGAGCGCGCGCAGACCGCGCACATCACCCTCGCCTACCTGCCGCGCGGTTCGCAGCCGCCGTCACTGCCCGATGCGGGGTTTGCCGCGGCGCCGCTGCGCATCGGCCGCATCGACCTCTTGCAGACCGTTCCCGGCGGCTACATGTCCTTGGCATCATGGCCCTTCGCGCCAGGGACGACGCCGGCATGACCGACAAGCATTACAACCCGGATCCGCATGCGCACCCCGGCCTGCACATCATCGCCATCGTCGAGGCGGTGAAGGGCTCGCTGGCGCTGCTCGCCGCCAGCGGACTGGAACTGATCGGCCCCGCCCCGCTGCAGCGCTGGGTGCACGAACTGATCGCGCGCTTCCAGCTGGATCCCAGCCACGGCGCGGCCGCATGGCTGGCGCAGGCGATCAATCCCGGCGCGGTGCACCTGGCCGCCGCGGTGGCCGCCCTGTACGGCATCGTCCACCTGATCGAAGGCTGGGGCCTGTGGCGGGCCAAGGCCTGGGCTTCGTGGCTGGGCTGCATCGCCGCCGCGCTGTACCTGCCGTTCGACATCTACGCCTTCGCCCTGCACCGCCACTGGCTGGAGGCCGCGGTGGTGGCGATCAACCTGGTGGTGGTGTGGGTGCTGGCGCGCGACCTGATGGTGCGCCGCCGCTGAGTTGCCGCGGCTTCCGCCACGCGCGATGCTTGCGCGTCCATTCCGGGAGCCAACCATGCGCCGACTCGCCCTTTCGTTCGCCATCTCGTTGGCGCTGCTCGCCGGGTGCAAACAGGCTGCGCAGGCACCCGATGCGTCCGTCGCCACACCCGCAGCTGCCGACGCGGCCCCGGCTGCATTTGCCTTCGAAGAAGCCAGCATCGCCTCGCTGCGACAGCAAATGGCTTCAGGCGCAGTCAGCAGCCATGCGTTGACCCGGGCCTATCTCGACCGCATCGCCGCCGTCGACGATGCCGGCCCGATGCTCAACGCCGTCATCGAAACCAATCCCGATGCACTGAAGCAAGCGGATGCGCTGGATGCCGAGCGCAAGGCCGGCAAGCTGCGCGGCCCGCTGCACGGCATCCCGGTGCTGCTGAAGGACAATATCGATGCCGTGCCGATGGTGAATTCGGCGGGTTCGCTGGCGCTCGCGAACCATCGACCGAAGACCGATGCCTTCCTCGTCGCCAAACTGCGCGCGGCCGGCGCGGTGATCCTCGGCAAGACCAACCTCAGCGAATGGGCCAACATCCGTTCGACGCGCTCGAGCTCCGGCTGGAGCGCGCGCGGCGGGCAGACCAGGAATCCCTACGCTCTGGACCGCAATCCCTGCGGCTCCAGCGCCGGCACCGGCACCGCGATCGCGGCCAACCTGGCCACGGCCGGCATCGGCACCGAGACCGACGGCAGCATCCTGTGTCCCTCCGCGGTGGCCGGCCTGGTCGGCATCAAGCCGACGGTGGGCCTGGTCAGCCGCAGCGGGATCATCCCGATCTCGCATTCGCAGGACACCGCCGGGCCGATGGCGCGCAGCGTGGCCGATGCCGCGGCCGTGCTCACCGCGATCGCCGCCGCCGATCCGGCTGACGCGGCATCGAAGGAACGCGTCGACGGTACCGCCATCGACTACACCGCGCACCTGAAAGCGGATGCATTGAATGGCGCCCGCATCGGCGTGGTGCGCAAGCTGATGGGCTACCAGCCGGATACCGATGCGGCGATGGAGCGCGCCATCGCCGCGCTGAAGGCCGCGGGTGCGACGGTGGTCGATGCCGAGATCCCGACCCTGGGCCAATGGGACGCCGCCGAACTCGACGTGCTGCTGTACGAACTGAAGGCGGATCTCAACGCCTACCTGGCCGCCAGCGGCGCGCCGGTGAAGACGCTGGCCGATGTCATCGCCTTCAACAAGGCGCATGCCGATACGGAAATGCAGTACTTCGCCCAGGAACTGTTCGAGCAGGCGCAGGCCAAGGGCGCGTTGACCGACAAGGCCTATCTCGCCGCGCGCGACAAGGCGCGCCGGCTCGCCGGCCCCGAGGGCATCGACGCGGCGCTGAAGAAACAGCGGCTCGATGCGCTGGTCGCGCCGGCGATGTCGCCGGCGTGGCCGACCGACCCGATCAACGGCGACCATTTCGTCGGCGCCGGCTACGGCGCCGCCGCGGTCGCGCGCTATCCCAGCATCACCGTGCCGATGGGCGATGCGCATGGCCTGCCGCTGGGCATCGCCTTCATGGGCCCCGCATGGAGCGAGGCGCGCCTGATCGAACTGGCCTATGCCTACGAACAGGCGAGCAAGGCGCGCAAGCCGCCGAGGTTCGCGCCCACGGTGGACCTCGCCGCGCCGAAGTGAGCGGCGCGCCGGTCCCGCGCCGGACGGTTCAGAGCCCGACGATCTGCCCGCGCTTGCGCACGATCAGCATCGCGATCTCCAGCGCCTGCTCGTAGTTGAGGCGCGGATCCACGGTGCTGCGGTAGGCGCGTTCCAGGTCGCTCTCGGTGAGCTCGCGCGCGCCGCCGAGGCATTCGGTCACGTCCTCGCCGGTCAGTTCCAGGTGCACGCCGCCCAGGTGCAGGCCGGCCGCCGCATGCGCGTCGAACGCCTGCTCCAGCTCGCTGCGGATGTTGCGGAAGCGGCGGGTCTTGTAGCCGTTGGTGGTGCTCTCGGTGTTGCCGTGCATCGGATCGCAGATCCACAGCACGCGCTTGCCCTCGCGCTTCACCGCGGCCAGCAGCGGCGGCAGTTTTTCCGCGATGTGCGCCGCGCCCATGCGGTGGATCAGGGTCAGGCGGCCCGGCTCGTTGTCGGGATTCAGCGCCTCGATCACCTTGAGCAGTTGCTCGGGCGCGACCGAGGGGCCGATCTTGAGACCGATCGGGTTGCGGATGCCGCGGAAATATTCGACGTGCGCGCCATCCAGCTGCGCGGTGCGCATGCCGATCCACGGGAAATGCGTGCTGAGGTTGAACCAGCCCCAATTGCGCGGCACTTCGCGGGTCTGCCCTTCCTCGTACGGCAGCAGCAGCGCTTCGTGCGAGGTGTAGAAATCGACCCGGTTGAGGTTGTGCAGCTGGTTGCCGGACAGCGTCTCCATGAAGCGCACGGCATCGCCGATGCCGTCGACCATGCGCCGGTATTCGTCGGCCAGCGGCGAGTGCCCGACCCAGCTCAGGTTCCAGTACTCGGGATGGTGCAGGTCGGCGAAGCCGCCGTCGATCAGCGAACGCACGAAGTTCATCGTCATCGCCGAGCGCGCATGCGCCTTGATCATCCGGCGCGGATCGGGGATGCGCGCCTCGGCGGTGAACTCGGGGCCGTTGACGATGTCGCCGCGATAGCTCGGCAGCGAGACGCCGTCGCGTTCCTCGCTGTCGGCCGAACGCGGCTTGGCGTACTGCCCGGCGAAGCGGCCGATGCGCACCACCGGCAGGCGCAGCCCGTGCACCAGCACCAGGCTCATCTGCAGCAGCACCTTCAGGCGGTTGGAGATCACCTCCGAGGTGCAGCCGTCGAAGGTCTCCGCGCAGTCGCCGCCCTGCAGGATGAAGCGCTTGCCTTCCTGCGCCTCGGCGATCTGCTTTTTCAGCGCCAGGATTTCCCAGGACGTGACCAGCGGCGGCAAGGCGTGCAACTCGCGCAGCGCGCCATCCAGCGCCGCCGCGTCCGGATAGGTCGGCATCTGCAAGGCGGTGCGCTGGCGCCAGCTGGAGGGCGACCAATCTGCAGGGAGGTTCACGGCGGTGGCGTTGGACATGGCGACTTCAGGGCTTGTGCGTTGCTGCATTGCATCATCGCGCTGCACCCCGGCCACCGCAACAGTTACCTGTGGAACAGATGCTTCTCTCGACGTTTCCATCCCGCATATAGCGCCCATGCGCCGAGCGCGACGAACCACAGCAGGCACCACATCGGCATGCTCAGGCCGAGGAATTTCCAGTCGATGTTGCTGCAATCGCCGGTGGCCAGCAGCACCTGCCGCGCCGCGCCGAGCCAGGAATGCTGCTCGACGATGAAGTTCAGGCCGGGGCCGCAACTCGGCAATTCAGGCGGGTTGAGCTGCACCCAAGAGTGGCGGCCTGCGTAACTCGCGCCGAACCCGGCGGCGAGCAGTGCGAGCAGCGACCACCCCTTGCGCGCACCGGCTGCGCGCGGCGACAGCAGGCCGGCGAGCAGGAACACCAGGCCCAGGGCAGCGAAACAGATGCGCTGGAAAATGCAGAACGGGCAGGGCTGGATGCCGAGCTGGAACTGCACGTAGAACGCATAGCCCAACAGTGCGGCGCAAATGGCGAAGCCAAGCAGGAATTGCGCTCGGAACGACCAACGAAACGGATTCATGCGCCTGCCTTGCGTGGGGATCGCCCGATTATCGTCCAGATGCGCAGAAACGAAAAACCCCGGAAGTCCCGGGGTCTTTCGATACTGCCATGGCGATGCCGATTACTCGGCAGCAGCCTGCGGGCGATCCACCAGCTCGACGTACGCCATCGGCGCGTTGTCGCCGGCGCGGAAGCCGCACTTCAGGATGCGCAGGTAACCGCCCGGACGCTGCGCGTAGCGCGGGCCCAGCACGGTGAACAGGGTGCCCACCGCTTCCTTGTCGCGCAGGCGCGCGAAGGCAAGGCGGCGATTGGCCACGCCGTCGACCTTGGCCAGGGTGATCAGCGGCTCGGCGACGCGGCGCAGTTCCTTGGCCTTCGGCAGGGTGGTGCGGATCAGCTCGCTCTTGAACAGCGAGGCGGCCATGTTGGAGAACATCGCGCCGCGGTGGGCGCTGGTGCGGCTGAACTTGCGGCCGGATTTCTGGTGGCGCATGGGAACGGTTCCTTACGAAAGAATGGTGTGTCGTTGGGTTTCGCTGTCGCCGTCCTGGCGTTGCAACTTGGACTGCGGTTGGTCCGTGCCGGCATCCCTTGCCGGTCGTGCCGCGAACTTGGGTTCGTCGGCCTTGGTACTGCGTGAGTTGCGGCTTGCCGGAGAGCCGGAGCCGCGGCCCGCATCGCTGCGGGCCGTGGATCGCGTATCAGCCGAGCATGCCGTGCGCCGAGATCCCGACCGGCGGCCAGTTCTCGAGCTTCATGCCGAGCGACAGGCCGCGCTGGGCCAGCACTTCCTTGATCTCGGTGAGCGACTTCTTGCCCAGGTTCGGGGTCTTGAGCAGTTCCACTTCGGTCTTCTGGATCAGGTCGCCGATGTAGTAGATGCTCTCCGCCTTCAGGCAGTTGGCCGAACGCACGGTCAGCTCCAGGTCGTCGATCGGGCGCAGCAGCACCGGATCCACGCCGCTGGCGACCGGCTTCGCCGCACCGCGGTCGCGGTGGGTGAAGTCGCCGAACACCGACAACTGGTCGCTGAGGATGTCGGCGGCGGTGCGCACGGCTTCCTCGGCGTCGATGGTGCCGTTGGTCTCGATGTCCAGCACCAGCTTGTCGAGGTCGGTGCGCTGCTCGACGCGCGCGGCTTCCACCGCGTAGGCGACGCGGCGGACCGGCGAGAACGAGGCGTCCAGCATCAGGCGGCCGATCGCACGGGTTTCCTCGTCCGGGCGGCGACGCGCGGCGGCCGGCTGGTAGCCGAAGCCGCGGCTGATGGTGAGGCGCATGTTCAGCGCCACGTCCTTGGTCAGGCTGGCGATCACGTGGTCGGGGTTCAGCACCTCGACGTTGTGGCTGGTCTTGATGTCGCCGGCGGTGACGACGCCCGGGCCCTGCTTCTTCAGCTCCAGGGTGTCGCTGTCGCCGCTGTGCATGCGGATGGCGACATCCTTCAGGTTCAGCAGGACTTCGAGCACGTCTTCCTGCAGGCCTTCGACCGTGGTGTACTCGTGCAGCACGCCGTCGATCTCGACTTCGGTGATCGCGAAGCCGGGGATCGAGGACAGCAGCACGCGGCGCAGCGCGTTGCCGAGGGTGTGGCCGTAGCCGCGTTCCAGCGGTTCGATCACGACCTTGGCGCGGTTGTCGGCGATGCGCTCGATCTGCGGGCCGCGGGGGCGCAGCACTTGGGTTGCGGTAACCGTCATTCGTGATGTCTCCTGAAGCACCCGGTTCATGACGCCGGGTGCGTGACGCAAAGAAAATTACTTCGAGTACAGCTCGACGATCAGCGCTTCGTTGATGTCGGCCGGCAGGTCCGCGCGGTCCGGCACGGCCTTGAACACGCCGGCGAACTTGTTCGCGTCGACCTCGACCCACGACGGGGACAGGTCCATCTGCTGGGCGACGGTCAGCGATTCCTTGACGCGGAGCTGGCGCGCGGCCTTCTCGGACAGGGCGATCGCGTCGCCGGCCTTGACCGCGTACGACGGCAGGTTGACCGACTTGCCGTTCACGGTGATGCCGCGGTGCGACACCAGCTGGCGCGCGGCCGGGCGGGTGACGGCGAAGCCCATGCGGTAGACGACGTTGTCCAGGCGGGTTTCCAGCATCTGCAGGAGGTTCTCGCCGGTGTTGCCCTTCTTGGTGGCGGCCTTCTTGTAGTAGTTGCGGAACTGGCGCTCCAGCAGGCCGTAGATGCGCTTGACCTTCTGCTTCTCGCGCAGCTGGGTGGCGTAGTCGGACAGCTTGCCCTTGCGGACGTTGGCGCCGTGCTGGCCGGGCTTCTGCTCCAGCTTGCACTTGGAATCGAGGGCGCGCGCCGGCGACTTCAGACCGAGGTCGGTGCCTTCGCGGCGGGCGAGCTTACAGGTGGGACCGATATAACGAGCCATTTTCTAATGCTCCCCGGCGTCAGACGCGACGCTTCTTCGGCGGACGGCACCCGTTGTGCGGGATCGGCGTCACGTCGATGATGTTGATGATCTTGTAGCCCACGTTGTTCAACGAACGCACGGCCGACTCGCGCCCCGGGCCCGGGCCCTTGATGCGCACTTCCAGCGACTTCACGCCGTAATCGAGCGCGGTCTTGCCGGCCTTCTCGGCGGCGACCTGCGCGGCGAACGGGGTCGACTTGCGCGAACCGCGGAAACCCGCGCCGCCCGAAGTGGCCCACGACAGCGCATTGCCCTGGCGATCGGTGATGGTGATGATGGTGTTGTTGAAAGAAGCGTGGACGTGGGCGATGCCGTCGGTGACGACGCGCTTGATCTTCTTCTTGGTCTTGGTTGCTGCAGGCTTGGCCATGATGTCCGTTCCTTACTTCTTGATGGCCTTGCGCGGACCCTTGCGGGTGCGTGCATTGGTCCGGGTGCGCTGGCCACGCAGCGGCAGGCCGCGACGATGGCGCAGGCCGCGGTAGCAGGCCAGGTCCATCAGGCGCTTGATCGCCATGCCGATCTCGCGGCGCAGGTCGCCCTCGACCACGAACTTGCCGACTTCGGCGCGCAGGCGCTCGACGTCCGGCTCGGACAGGTCGCGGATCTTGGTCGACGAATTCACGCCGGCCGATTCGCAGACCTGCTTGGAACGGGTACGGCCAATGCCGTAGATGCTTTGCAGCCCGACCCAGACATGCTTCTGGGCAGGCAGGTTGACGCCCGCAATACGCGCCATAAGGCGATCTCCGATAACGAAATGGCACCGGATTTCGCAACCCGGCGCAGTGAACATGAAATTATAGACAAGTCTCGGGTTTTCAGGAAGCCCCTGCCCGGAACGGCGCAGGAACCCGGCATGGGGAGCGTGCCCATGCTCCGGCGATGGCCCCGAACTGGCAGTACCGGAAGGATCCCGGCCTGCCCGCGCGCTACTCCGGCGCGCGGATCGGTTCGGAGCCACCCGTGCGCGAGACTGCCGCCCGGGTCGCCCATTGTGCCGGCCGGGGCGCGATACCCGGCTCGGCGTTTGTTTCTTCACCTCGAGGCGGGCCGGAACCCGCCCCGCGTCAGCGGCCTCGCGAGCCGCCCTTCAAATTCGCCTTCTTCAGCAGGCTCTCGTACTGGTGCGACATCAGGTGCGCCTGGATCTGCGCGATGAAGTCCATCACCACCACCACCACGATCAGCAGCGAGGTGCCGCCGAAGTAGAACGAGGTGCCCAGCTGGCTGCGCATCACTTCCGGCAGCAGGCAGACCAGCACCAGGTAGATCGCACCCGCCAGGGTCAGCCGGGTCAGCACGCCGTCGATGTACTCGGCGGTCGCCTTGCCCGGCCGGATGCCCGGGATCAGCGCGCCCGACTTCTTCAGGTTCTCGGCGGTTTCCTGCGAGTTGAACACCAGCGCCGTGTAGAAGAACGCGAAGCCGATGATCAGGCCGGCCAGCAGGATCATGTGCAGGGGCTCGCCCGGC
Above is a genomic segment from Thermomonas aquatica containing:
- the rplQ gene encoding 50S ribosomal protein L17; translated protein: MRHQKSGRKFSRTSAHRGAMFSNMAASLFKSELIRTTLPKAKELRRVAEPLITLAKVDGVANRRLAFARLRDKEAVGTLFTVLGPRYAQRPGGYLRILKCGFRAGDNAPMAYVELVDRPQAAAE
- a CDS encoding DNA-directed RNA polymerase subunit alpha; translated protein: MTVTATQVLRPRGPQIERIADNRAKVVIEPLERGYGHTLGNALRRVLLSSIPGFAITEVEIDGVLHEYTTVEGLQEDVLEVLLNLKDVAIRMHSGDSDTLELKKQGPGVVTAGDIKTSHNVEVLNPDHVIASLTKDVALNMRLTISRGFGYQPAAARRRPDEETRAIGRLMLDASFSPVRRVAYAVEAARVEQRTDLDKLVLDIETNGTIDAEEAVRTAADILSDQLSVFGDFTHRDRGAAKPVASGVDPVLLRPIDDLELTVRSANCLKAESIYYIGDLIQKTEVELLKTPNLGKKSLTEIKEVLAQRGLSLGMKLENWPPVGISAHGMLG
- the rpsD gene encoding 30S ribosomal protein S4; translation: MARYIGPTCKLARREGTDLGLKSPARALDSKCKLEQKPGQHGANVRKGKLSDYATQLREKQKVKRIYGLLERQFRNYYKKAATKKGNTGENLLQMLETRLDNVVYRMGFAVTRPAARQLVSHRGITVNGKSVNLPSYAVKAGDAIALSEKAARQLRVKESLTVAQQMDLSPSWVEVDANKFAGVFKAVPDRADLPADINEALIVELYSK
- the rpsK gene encoding 30S ribosomal protein S11 encodes the protein MAKPAATKTKKKIKRVVTDGIAHVHASFNNTIITITDRQGNALSWATSGGAGFRGSRKSTPFAAQVAAEKAGKTALDYGVKSLEVRIKGPGPGRESAVRSLNNVGYKIINIIDVTPIPHNGCRPPKKRRV
- the rpsM gene encoding 30S ribosomal protein S13 translates to MARIAGVNLPAQKHVWVGLQSIYGIGRTRSKQVCESAGVNSSTKIRDLSEPDVERLRAEVGKFVVEGDLRREIGMAIKRLMDLACYRGLRHRRGLPLRGQRTRTNARTRKGPRKAIKK